One window of Quercus robur chromosome 12, dhQueRobu3.1, whole genome shotgun sequence genomic DNA carries:
- the LOC126708554 gene encoding gibberellin receptor GID1B-like — protein sequence MAGSNEVNLNESKRVVPLNTWVLISNFKLAYNILRRSDGTFNRELAEFLDRKVPANTIPVDGVFSFDHVDRVTGLLNRVYQPAPANEAQWGILELEKPLSTTKIVPVIIFFHGGSFAHSSANSAIYDTFCRRLVSICKAVVVSVNYRRAPEHRYPCAYDDGWTALKWVKSRTWLQSGKDSKVHVYLAGDSSGGNIAHHVAVKAAEAEVEVLGNILLHPMFAGKIRTESEKRLDGKYFVTIQDRDWYWRAYLPEGEDRDHPASNPFGPRGISIEGLKFPKSLVVVAGLDLVQDWQLAYVEGLQKAGQEVKLLYLKEATIGFYFLPNNDHFYCLMEEINNFVNPNC from the exons ATGGCTGGTAGTAATGAAGTCAACCTCAATGAATCCAAG AGGGTTGTGCCACTCAATACATGGGTACTCATCTCCAATTTCAAGCTGGCTTACAATATCCTTCGCCGTTCTGATGGGACATTCAACCGTGAATTGGCCGAGTTTCTTGACCGCAAAGTCCCTGCCAATACAATCCCAGTCGATGGAGTTTTTTCCTTTGATCATGTTGATAGAGTCACCGGACTTCTTAACCGGGTTTACCAACCAGCCCCGGCAAATGAGGCTCAATGGGGCATATTAGAGCTTGAGAAGCCCTTGAGCACTACCAAGATTGTCCCTGTCATAATTTTCTTCCATGGTGGAAGCTTCGCACATTCTTCAGCCAATAGTGCTATTTATGACACTTTTTGTCGCCGGCTTGTGAGCATCTGCAAGGCTGTTGTGGTTTCTGTAAATTACCGCAGAGCACCTGAACATAGATACCCCTGTGCATATGATGATGGTTGGACTGCTCTTAAGTGGGTTAAATCAAGAACATGGCTTCAGAGTGGGAAAGATTCCAAGGTTCATGTATATTTGGCTGGAGATAGTTCTGGTGGAAACATTGCTCACCATGTAGCAGTGAAGGCGGCCGAGGCAGAAGTTGAGGTATTGGGTAACATCCTTCTTCATCCAATGTTTGCTGGGAAAATTAGAACTGAATCAGAGAAAAGATTGGATGGTAAATACTTCGTTACAATTCAAGACCGCGATTGGTATTGGAGGGCTTATCTTCCTGAAGGGGAAGATAGAGACCATCCGGCAAGTAATCCATTTGGCCCCAGGGGAATAAGTATTGAAGGACTCAAGTTTCCCAAAAGTCTTGTTGTGGTTGCTGGTTTGGATCTTGTACAAGATTGGCAATTGGCTTATGTGGAAGGGCTCCAGAAGGCTGGCCAAGAGGTAAAACTTCTTTACTTAAAGGAGGCCACCATTGGGTTCTACTTCTTGCCAAATAATGACCACTTCTATTGCCTAATGGAGGAGATAAACAACTTTGTGAATCCTAACTGTTAA